One Nitrospira sp. DNA window includes the following coding sequences:
- a CDS encoding Phosphoglycerate kinase, with amino-acid sequence MNLRKRIIEDVQLRGKRVIIRADYNVPLDDSLQITDDTRIRSTLPTINRAVDEGAKVILCSHLGRPKGKFDPKFSLAPVAKRLQRLLGKEVIFAPDCIGSAVEGLVAKMKPGDVMLLENLRFHAGEENNDDGFSKALASLADVYINDAFGAAHRAHASTVGITKFIPEAAAGYLLKKEIEYLEGAVENPVRPFVAILGGAKVSGKIGVIENLGKKVDKVIIGGGMAFTFLKAMGLEIGNSLVENDMLDFAKGVQDHAFSSGVKFYLPVDCVVAASREPGAETKIVPVQEIPKGWYGLDIGPASVKLFSEAVQDAKTILWNGPMGMFEVDAFARGTLAMAHSVANAYALTIVGGGETALAIHRAGESESISFISTGGGAALELLEGKTLPGLAALPNRQS; translated from the coding sequence ATGAATCTTCGGAAACGAATCATCGAGGATGTCCAACTTCGCGGGAAACGCGTCATCATTCGCGCCGACTATAATGTCCCGCTCGATGATTCGCTGCAGATTACCGACGATACCAGGATCCGCTCCACCCTCCCGACCATCAATCGCGCCGTCGATGAGGGCGCCAAGGTCATTCTCTGCTCGCACCTCGGTCGCCCCAAAGGAAAATTCGACCCCAAATTCAGCCTGGCGCCGGTCGCAAAGCGCTTGCAGCGCCTGCTCGGCAAGGAAGTGATTTTCGCCCCGGACTGCATCGGGTCCGCCGTCGAAGGCCTCGTCGCCAAGATGAAGCCGGGCGATGTCATGTTGTTGGAAAACCTTCGCTTCCATGCGGGAGAGGAGAACAACGACGATGGATTCTCCAAGGCCCTGGCCTCCCTGGCTGATGTGTACATCAATGACGCGTTCGGTGCCGCCCATCGCGCCCACGCCTCCACGGTCGGCATCACCAAATTCATTCCCGAAGCAGCAGCCGGGTACCTGCTGAAGAAAGAAATCGAATACTTGGAGGGGGCGGTTGAAAATCCGGTCCGTCCGTTCGTCGCCATTCTCGGCGGGGCGAAAGTATCCGGGAAAATCGGGGTGATCGAGAACCTCGGGAAAAAAGTCGACAAGGTCATCATCGGCGGCGGCATGGCCTTTACGTTTTTGAAGGCCATGGGGCTTGAGATCGGTAACTCCCTGGTCGAAAACGACATGCTCGACTTCGCCAAAGGCGTCCAAGACCATGCCTTTTCCAGCGGCGTGAAATTCTACCTTCCGGTGGATTGCGTCGTCGCGGCAAGCCGGGAGCCGGGCGCCGAAACGAAGATCGTCCCGGTCCAGGAGATTCCCAAGGGATGGTACGGACTTGACATCGGACCTGCGTCCGTCAAGCTGTTCTCAGAGGCCGTTCAGGACGCCAAGACCATTCTCTGGAATGGTCCGATGGGCATGTTCGAAGTCGATGCCTTCGCCAGGGGCACCCTTGCGATGGCCCATTCTGTGGCCAATGCCTATGCACTGACCATCGTCGGCGGAGGCGAAACGGCGCTCGCCATCCATCGTGCCGGGGAATCCGAAAGCATCTCGTTCATCTCAACCGGTGGTGGCGCAGCCCTCGAACTGCTCGAAGGCAAGACGCTTCCCGGTCTTGCGGCACTCCCCAATCGCCAATCGTAG
- a CDS encoding NAD-dependent glyceraldehyde-3-phosphate dehydrogenase has protein sequence MTTRIGINGFGRIGRNVLRASLGDPSLEFVAINDLTDAKTLAYLLKYDSVHGTLQASVEAKDDQIIVDGRTIKVLAVKDPKELPWKALGVDIVVESTGHFTDREGAGKHLSAGAKTVIISAPAKDPDATVVLGVNENVYDAKTHHILSNASCTTNCLAPVAKVLLDNFGIKHGVMTTIHSYTNDQQLLDLPHKDLRRARAAAMSMIPTSTGAAKALHLVLPQLKGKMDGLAIRVPTPNVSLVDLTVETEQDCDVATVNAAFKKAAEGPMKNIMAYSEAPIVSIDQKGDAHSATVDAPLTAVIDKRLVKVTAWYDNEWGYSCRVRDLIKFIVAHAS, from the coding sequence ATGACCACACGCATCGGCATCAATGGATTCGGACGTATCGGCCGTAACGTGCTTCGTGCCTCCCTGGGAGATCCCAGCTTGGAATTTGTCGCCATCAACGACCTCACTGATGCCAAGACGTTGGCCTACCTGCTCAAATACGACTCGGTCCACGGCACACTCCAAGCGTCCGTTGAGGCCAAGGACGATCAGATTATCGTCGATGGACGCACCATCAAGGTTCTGGCCGTCAAGGATCCCAAGGAACTTCCCTGGAAAGCACTGGGAGTCGATATCGTGGTGGAATCCACCGGGCACTTTACCGACCGGGAAGGGGCGGGAAAACATCTCTCGGCCGGGGCTAAGACCGTGATCATTTCCGCCCCCGCGAAAGACCCCGATGCCACGGTAGTCCTGGGCGTGAACGAGAACGTCTACGATGCCAAGACCCACCATATCCTGTCCAACGCCTCCTGCACCACCAACTGCCTCGCTCCCGTCGCCAAGGTCCTGCTGGACAACTTCGGCATCAAGCATGGCGTCATGACGACGATCCATTCCTATACGAACGACCAGCAGCTGCTCGACCTGCCCCACAAGGACCTCCGGCGGGCTCGTGCCGCCGCCATGTCGATGATTCCGACCAGCACCGGCGCGGCCAAGGCGCTCCACCTCGTCCTTCCGCAATTGAAGGGCAAGATGGACGGACTGGCCATTCGCGTGCCGACCCCCAACGTCTCGTTGGTGGACCTCACCGTTGAAACCGAACAGGATTGCGACGTTGCCACAGTCAATGCCGCATTCAAAAAAGCCGCCGAAGGCCCCATGAAAAACATCATGGCCTATTCGGAAGCGCCCATCGTCTCGATCGACCAAAAGGGCGATGCCCATTCCGCGACCGTGGATGCCCCGTTGACCGCCGTCATCGACAAACGGCTCGTCAAGGTCACCGCCTGGTACGACAATGAATGGGGTTACTCCTGCCGCGTGCGGGATCTGATCAAGTTCATCGTCGCACATGCATCATAG
- a CDS encoding ATP-binding region, ATPase-like:Histidine kinase A, N-terminal — MSQRVSLQSLITLSVLSVGILSGTVGLAYAYWHAKQSLQTTVGITFQEIARQSADKAALMLANEIEWLQRLSALPSMRASVEGTTQVGPVAQEFERWREEQNRYFHSLAIVRADGQLVGSRTSEHTRTFYAQQPWWSVVFRDNRPWAGPFTVDEEGRGYWEVAVPIGGQGGPVRGALKVVIGTDRILSSILGSRIGRTGHMMVLADDGSVLACSLLPPTLHTALPAVLAQWGKDTPAARWFRIEQDAHGGRGGIVGVARVVLPAEVAQARVWYILMQQDPAETFEPLLALVEKLAAFWVGAIGFIAWLRWRLARRIVRPIGRLIERVDRLGAAKLSEPLPAQSPCPPSGIVEIDALAASFDDLSQRLEQASRAKAQYVGRLEQANLDLATSEEHYRLLWNHSVDTKILVDPTGAIQDINRRGEVMLGRPAATMVNRSVTDLVADFERPRLLSQLALVLQSGATVPAGTIQVPTPGGELTMELDFVPVRKSGRIESIVMQLSDLTERKELERQLLRSERLASLSQFASMFAHDIRNPLAGIKKTLEWLGRRPEMEQDPPRRCLEDLRFTTDLLLGMINDMLDVYQENYSGLPLSTSPVSPGLLLKEVMQLFRSEAEAQDVRFLLRVPDDEVWIMGDGRRLQRVLINLIHNALKYSPPQGTIMVTLQVDETQASQGEGVAAPPHGPTVTVQIEDEGPGITPEDLPHLFEMFFRKKDGQDYRIGRGLGLHFCRLVVEAHGGHIRAGNRPEGGALFTVALPVRQEQLCPSPS; from the coding sequence ATGAGTCAGCGGGTCAGCCTCCAGAGTTTGATCACCCTGTCTGTGCTGTCGGTGGGGATTCTCTCCGGCACGGTGGGTCTCGCCTATGCCTACTGGCATGCCAAACAGTCCCTTCAAACCACCGTCGGCATCACGTTCCAGGAAATAGCCCGCCAAAGCGCCGATAAGGCGGCGCTGATGTTGGCGAATGAAATCGAATGGCTGCAACGGCTCAGTGCGTTGCCGAGCATGCGGGCATCCGTTGAAGGGACGACGCAGGTCGGGCCGGTGGCGCAGGAGTTCGAACGGTGGCGTGAAGAGCAGAACCGGTATTTTCACTCACTGGCAATCGTGCGGGCGGATGGGCAATTGGTCGGAAGCCGGACGAGTGAGCACACGCGAACCTTCTATGCGCAGCAACCCTGGTGGTCCGTCGTTTTCCGAGACAATCGTCCCTGGGCCGGTCCCTTCACGGTCGACGAGGAAGGTCGTGGGTACTGGGAAGTGGCGGTCCCGATCGGTGGACAGGGCGGGCCGGTACGCGGAGCCCTGAAGGTCGTCATCGGGACGGATCGCATCCTGTCCTCGATCCTGGGGAGCCGCATCGGTCGAACCGGTCACATGATGGTCCTGGCCGACGATGGATCGGTGCTTGCCTGTTCCCTGCTGCCGCCGACCCTCCACACTGCCCTTCCCGCGGTCCTTGCCCAATGGGGAAAGGACACACCAGCCGCCCGATGGTTCCGGATCGAGCAGGACGCCCATGGCGGCAGGGGAGGCATCGTTGGGGTGGCCCGCGTCGTCCTGCCTGCAGAGGTCGCACAGGCGCGGGTGTGGTACATCCTGATGCAACAGGATCCGGCCGAAACCTTCGAGCCGCTGTTGGCTCTAGTCGAAAAACTCGCGGCATTCTGGGTCGGGGCGATCGGCTTCATCGCCTGGCTCCGCTGGAGGCTGGCGCGACGCATCGTGCGTCCCATCGGCAGGCTGATCGAGCGCGTCGACCGGCTCGGCGCAGCCAAGCTGTCAGAACCGCTTCCGGCCCAGTCACCCTGCCCGCCCTCCGGGATCGTGGAGATCGACGCGCTTGCGGCGAGTTTCGACGACCTCTCCCAACGGTTGGAACAGGCATCGCGGGCCAAGGCCCAGTACGTCGGCCGGTTGGAGCAGGCCAATCTCGACCTGGCCACCTCGGAAGAGCATTATCGTCTCCTGTGGAACCATTCAGTGGATACCAAAATCCTGGTCGATCCAACCGGCGCCATCCAAGACATCAACCGGCGCGGCGAGGTCATGCTGGGGCGGCCGGCAGCCACCATGGTCAATCGTTCGGTGACCGACCTCGTGGCGGACTTCGAACGGCCCCGTCTGCTGAGTCAGCTGGCGCTGGTGCTGCAAAGCGGAGCCACGGTGCCGGCAGGGACGATCCAGGTGCCGACGCCGGGCGGCGAGCTGACGATGGAACTGGATTTCGTGCCGGTCAGAAAATCCGGTCGCATCGAATCGATCGTGATGCAACTCAGCGACCTCACCGAACGGAAGGAACTCGAGCGCCAACTGCTGCGGTCCGAACGATTGGCGTCCTTGAGCCAATTCGCCTCGATGTTCGCCCATGACATCCGCAATCCGCTGGCCGGGATCAAGAAGACGCTGGAGTGGCTGGGCCGGCGTCCGGAAATGGAGCAGGACCCGCCGCGCCGCTGCCTGGAGGATCTGCGGTTCACCACCGACCTGCTGCTGGGCATGATCAACGACATGTTGGACGTCTACCAGGAAAACTATTCGGGCCTTCCGCTCAGCACCTCACCGGTCTCGCCCGGCCTGTTGCTGAAGGAAGTGATGCAGCTCTTTCGCTCCGAAGCAGAGGCGCAAGACGTCCGGTTCCTCCTGCGGGTTCCGGACGACGAGGTGTGGATCATGGGAGACGGGCGGCGATTGCAACGGGTGTTGATCAACCTCATCCACAACGCGCTGAAGTACTCGCCGCCGCAAGGCACGATCATGGTGACCCTGCAGGTCGATGAGACGCAGGCTTCGCAAGGGGAAGGAGTCGCCGCGCCCCCTCACGGTCCGACGGTGACGGTGCAGATCGAGGATGAAGGGCCCGGGATCACACCGGAGGACTTGCCGCATCTGTTTGAAATGTTCTTCAGGAAGAAGGACGGACAGGATTATCGGATCGGCCGCGGCCTCGGGTTACACTTCTGTCGCCTGGTGGTCGAAGCTCACGGCGGCCACATCAGGGCCGGAAATCGTCCGGAAGGCGGCGCCCTGTTTACGGTCGCCTTGCCGGTCAGGCAGGAGCAGCTATGCCCATCACCATCTTGA
- a CDS encoding Two-component transcriptional response regulator, LuxR family has protein sequence MPITILIAEDQRLFRQSLRMLLEHERDLVVVGEAMDGRQAFDLAVAEKPGIVLMDVDMPRLDGITATRLIRSCVPDSKVLMLSVHDDDARIVAAVQAGACGYILKDADHQEFLRIIRATYRGEPVRSAFMPDGFAKKAVALANKQDEAGARGLTLLTDREREILACAAAGRSNKDIADQLCVSLDTVKTHLHHIYQKLKVSGRVEAVLTYLGNS, from the coding sequence ATGCCCATCACCATCTTGATCGCCGAAGATCAGCGGCTGTTCCGCCAGAGCCTGCGCATGTTACTCGAGCACGAACGGGACCTTGTCGTGGTCGGGGAAGCGATGGACGGCCGGCAGGCGTTCGACCTCGCGGTGGCAGAAAAGCCGGGCATCGTGCTCATGGATGTGGACATGCCCAGGCTGGACGGCATCACCGCCACGCGGTTGATCCGGAGTTGTGTGCCGGACAGCAAGGTGCTGATGCTCTCGGTGCATGACGACGATGCCCGCATCGTGGCGGCCGTACAGGCGGGGGCCTGCGGGTACATTCTCAAGGATGCGGACCATCAGGAGTTCCTCCGGATCATTCGCGCCACCTACAGGGGCGAGCCGGTGCGGTCTGCCTTCATGCCGGACGGGTTTGCCAAGAAGGCGGTGGCCCTGGCCAATAAGCAGGACGAGGCCGGCGCACGAGGCTTGACCCTGCTGACCGATCGCGAGCGGGAAATCCTGGCCTGCGCGGCGGCCGGCCGCAGCAACAAGGACATCGCCGATCAACTCTGCGTGTCCCTGGACACCGTGAAGACCCATCTCCACCACATCTATCAAAAGCTGAAGG
- a CDS encoding Recombination inhibitory protein MutS2, whose amino-acid sequence MQSERLQREAAKVLEWTKLLEVLASYAQSTVGAEECRSLQLAQDLRGAQLRRQETSDMLLLRAGADPFPLLRFPDVTDLLGRATKGACLEAHELRDIALVLELIEDVQRYLLHHQADAPTLGAMAAQFGPVGWYRRLTVALHAAIDPDGSMRESASPELQRLMHRANDLKQHMRYRLDQILHSRRYEEVLQEDYFAQREGRYVVPIKADMQGRIPGIVHDVSASGATVFLEPRELVDLNNSIKVVDLDVEREVRRILRELSALIVPHAATIADGLALLGQLDAVSAKAELSRRLQAVPPHLNDEGRILLKQARHPFLVLTKERVVANDLLFDETVQVLIISGPNTGGKTVVLKLLGLFSLMVRCGLHLPCAPDSEMAVFPSIYADIGDAQDLARDLSSFSAHITQMVQLLKEISNGADADVEPGPRHPGRALVLLDEPVTSTDPAEGAALASALLCRLAAAGVKVVATTHYSLLKGLAQETPGFANASVEFNLDSLSPTYRLISGQPGGSAAIEIAGRLGMDQSLLQDARARLQGHNRVLETLLNDLQDKQRRLSEDMAAASLAKQAAEQAAREARQMLAFLQESERNERQGLKKKLSQEFQRARAAVQATLDELKREQKLLKAKEAKVRLIELEQEVTREVGEPQEPIPVEQLLVGDAVEVVGLGMTGTLLESPQGKKRVRLKVGEGEILANVASLAGIARTPQPSRSDPNKGSSAPPRRGSQAPAPEDIQETFDVRGRTADEALDVVVAGLDRATLGGSPFVRIIHGHGTGRLKAALREYLKASPYVVTFRPGDRAEGGDGVTIVALR is encoded by the coding sequence ATGCAATCTGAAAGACTTCAGCGTGAGGCGGCCAAGGTGTTGGAGTGGACCAAGCTGTTGGAGGTGTTGGCTTCTTACGCCCAATCGACGGTCGGTGCGGAAGAATGCCGGTCGTTGCAGTTGGCACAAGACCTTCGAGGGGCGCAATTACGCCGGCAGGAAACCTCCGACATGCTGCTGTTGCGCGCCGGCGCCGATCCCTTTCCCCTGCTCCGGTTTCCCGACGTGACGGACCTGTTGGGACGTGCAACCAAGGGTGCCTGTTTAGAAGCCCATGAGCTGCGGGATATCGCGCTGGTGCTGGAGTTGATCGAGGACGTGCAGCGCTATCTCTTGCATCACCAGGCCGATGCGCCGACCCTGGGTGCGATGGCGGCACAATTCGGGCCGGTGGGCTGGTACCGCCGGCTCACGGTAGCATTGCATGCCGCGATCGACCCGGATGGGTCCATGCGGGAATCGGCCAGTCCCGAATTGCAGCGGCTGATGCATCGCGCCAACGATCTCAAGCAGCACATGCGGTACCGCCTCGACCAGATCCTGCATTCGCGCCGCTACGAAGAGGTGCTGCAGGAAGACTATTTCGCGCAGCGCGAAGGACGGTATGTCGTCCCGATCAAGGCCGACATGCAGGGTAGGATCCCCGGCATCGTGCACGATGTGTCGGCGAGCGGGGCCACGGTATTTCTGGAACCGCGTGAACTCGTGGACCTCAACAACTCCATCAAGGTGGTGGATCTGGACGTGGAGCGAGAGGTGCGGAGGATCTTGCGGGAGCTCTCGGCGCTGATTGTTCCCCATGCGGCGACGATCGCCGACGGCTTGGCGCTGCTCGGACAACTCGATGCCGTCTCGGCCAAGGCGGAGTTGAGCCGGCGGCTGCAAGCGGTGCCGCCGCATCTCAACGACGAGGGCCGTATCCTGCTCAAACAGGCGCGACATCCGTTCCTCGTGCTGACCAAAGAACGGGTCGTGGCGAACGACTTGCTGTTCGATGAAACTGTGCAGGTGCTGATTATTTCCGGTCCCAACACCGGCGGGAAAACCGTCGTCCTCAAGTTGCTCGGGCTGTTCTCCCTGATGGTGCGCTGCGGTCTGCATCTGCCCTGTGCGCCTGACTCGGAGATGGCCGTCTTTCCATCGATCTACGCCGACATCGGCGATGCGCAGGACTTGGCGCGGGACCTGTCCAGTTTTTCGGCCCACATCACCCAGATGGTGCAACTCCTGAAAGAAATTTCCAATGGAGCGGATGCCGACGTCGAGCCTGGGCCGCGGCACCCAGGGCGGGCCTTGGTGTTGCTGGATGAACCGGTGACCTCCACGGATCCCGCCGAGGGTGCCGCGCTGGCGAGTGCGTTGCTTTGTCGATTGGCGGCGGCGGGAGTCAAGGTGGTGGCCACGACGCACTACAGTCTGTTGAAGGGCCTGGCCCAAGAAACGCCTGGTTTCGCCAATGCGAGCGTGGAATTCAATTTGGACAGCCTCTCGCCGACCTATCGGTTGATCTCCGGGCAGCCGGGCGGATCGGCGGCGATCGAGATCGCCGGGCGTCTGGGTATGGACCAGTCCCTGCTGCAGGATGCCCGTGCGCGTCTGCAGGGGCACAATCGGGTGCTGGAGACCCTGCTGAATGATTTGCAGGACAAACAGCGGCGGCTGAGCGAGGACATGGCTGCTGCGAGCCTGGCGAAGCAAGCCGCCGAACAGGCGGCGCGGGAGGCCCGGCAAATGTTGGCGTTCTTGCAAGAGTCGGAACGGAACGAGCGGCAGGGGTTGAAGAAGAAACTGTCCCAAGAATTTCAACGTGCCAGGGCGGCGGTCCAGGCGACCCTCGATGAGTTGAAGCGCGAGCAAAAACTGCTCAAGGCCAAAGAGGCCAAGGTTCGACTCATTGAATTGGAGCAGGAGGTCACGCGTGAGGTGGGGGAGCCTCAGGAGCCGATTCCTGTGGAGCAATTGTTGGTCGGCGATGCGGTGGAGGTCGTCGGGTTGGGGATGACCGGGACGCTGCTCGAAAGTCCGCAAGGAAAAAAGCGGGTACGGTTGAAAGTCGGAGAAGGGGAAATCCTGGCCAACGTGGCGAGCCTGGCAGGGATCGCACGGACCCCGCAGCCTTCCCGAAGCGATCCGAACAAAGGATCCTCAGCCCCGCCGAGACGAGGCAGCCAGGCGCCGGCGCCGGAGGATATTCAGGAAACATTCGATGTGCGCGGCAGGACGGCGGACGAGGCCCTGGATGTCGTGGTAGCCGGCCTCGATCGTGCCACCCTGGGCGGGAGTCCGTTCGTGCGCATCATTCATGGCCATGGGACCGGCCGGCTCAAGGCCGCATTGCGCGAGTATTTGAAGGCCTCCCCCTACGTCGTAACCTTCAGACCGGGCGATCGCGCAGAGGGGGGTGACGGGGTCACGATTGTGGCGTTACGATGA